The Halobellus sp. MBLA0158 genome has a window encoding:
- a CDS encoding dihydroorotase, which produces MSTLFRDARLADGRVRDVRTESGRIAEVAASIDADADRVVDADGRLLLPGAIDAHVHFREPGHGHKETWTTGSQSAAAGGVTTVVDQPNTTPPTVSGAAFDEKASLAEASVVDYGINGGVTPDWDPESLFDRPLFALGEVFLADSTGDMGIEADRFADAVERAAARDVVVTVHAEDADLFDDSARDRDAGGVGRDADADVWSQFRSPEAEAAAVERAVEVGAETGGEIHIAHTSTPEGVDAAVAGGATCEVTPHHLFLSREDATELGTYGRMNPPLRGEERRAGLWDRLVDGDVDIVATDHAPHTVEEKEAGLWDAPSGVPGVETMLPLLLERARRDEISYERVRDVTAANVADAFDLPNKGRVREGCDADLVLVDPENAREIRGDDLHSKCGWTPFEGRTGVFPDLTMVRGRVVFDGDSVTDEPIGENVRR; this is translated from the coding sequence ATGTCGACGCTCTTTCGCGACGCGCGGCTCGCCGACGGGCGGGTCCGCGACGTCCGCACCGAATCGGGTCGGATCGCCGAGGTGGCCGCGTCGATCGACGCCGACGCGGACCGCGTCGTCGACGCCGACGGCCGACTGCTCCTGCCGGGCGCCATCGACGCCCACGTCCACTTCCGCGAGCCGGGCCACGGCCACAAAGAGACCTGGACGACCGGCTCGCAGAGCGCGGCCGCCGGCGGCGTGACGACCGTCGTCGACCAGCCGAACACGACGCCGCCGACCGTCTCCGGCGCGGCGTTCGACGAGAAGGCGTCGCTCGCTGAGGCCTCGGTCGTCGACTACGGAATCAACGGCGGCGTCACGCCCGACTGGGACCCCGAATCGCTGTTCGACCGCCCGCTGTTCGCGCTCGGCGAGGTCTTCCTGGCGGACTCGACGGGCGATATGGGCATCGAGGCCGACCGCTTCGCCGACGCGGTCGAGCGCGCGGCCGCCCGCGACGTGGTCGTCACTGTCCACGCCGAGGACGCGGATCTGTTCGACGACTCCGCCCGCGACCGCGACGCGGGCGGAGTCGGCCGCGACGCCGACGCCGACGTCTGGAGTCAGTTCAGATCTCCGGAGGCCGAGGCGGCCGCTGTCGAGCGCGCGGTCGAGGTCGGCGCCGAGACGGGCGGCGAGATCCACATCGCCCACACGAGCACGCCCGAGGGCGTCGACGCCGCGGTCGCGGGCGGCGCGACGTGCGAGGTGACGCCGCACCACCTCTTCCTCTCGCGCGAGGACGCGACCGAACTGGGCACCTACGGCCGGATGAACCCGCCACTCCGCGGCGAGGAGCGGCGCGCCGGGCTCTGGGACCGCCTCGTCGACGGCGACGTCGACATCGTCGCGACCGACCACGCGCCGCACACCGTCGAGGAGAAGGAAGCCGGCCTGTGGGACGCGCCGAGCGGCGTCCCCGGCGTCGAGACGATGCTGCCGCTGCTCCTCGAACGCGCGCGGCGGGACGAGATCTCCTACGAGCGCGTCCGCGACGTCACCGCCGCGAACGTCGCCGACGCCTTCGACCTCCCGAACAAGGGTCGGGTCCGCGAGGGATGCGACGCTGACCTCGTCCTCGTCGACCCCGAGAACGCCCGCGAGATCCGCGGCGACGACCTCCACTCGAAGTGCGGGTGGACGCCGTTCGAGGGCCGGACGGGCGTCTTCCCGGACCTCACGATGGTCCGCGGTCGCGTGGTCTTCGACGGCGACTCCGTCACCGACGAGCCGATCGGCGAGAACGTCCGGCGGTAG
- a CDS encoding carbon-nitrogen family hydrolase — translation MHVAAVQLPARNDPEGNRARATARIRDAAERGADFVVLPEMWPVGYFAFDAYDDAAEPVPGPTTERLADLADECSIHLHGGSIVEREGDDLYNTSVLFGPGGDLLATYRKMHLFGYESEEARRLTPGEEACAVDTDLGTLGLTTCYDLRFPALYRSLVDEGVETLLVTSAWPSERRDHWHLFARTRAVENQSLLVAANLAGSVRDVDLAGESVVVDPWGVERANAGREPGAAHATIDRDEIQEVRESFPALDDRRL, via the coding sequence ATGCACGTCGCGGCCGTCCAGCTCCCGGCGCGGAACGATCCCGAGGGGAACCGAGCCCGGGCCACGGCGCGGATCCGTGACGCCGCCGAACGCGGCGCGGACTTCGTAGTCCTCCCGGAGATGTGGCCGGTGGGCTACTTCGCCTTCGACGCCTACGACGACGCGGCCGAGCCGGTTCCGGGGCCCACCACCGAGCGCCTCGCCGACCTCGCGGACGAGTGCTCGATCCACCTCCACGGCGGGAGCATCGTCGAGCGCGAAGGCGACGACCTGTACAACACCTCGGTGCTGTTCGGTCCCGGCGGTGATCTCCTCGCGACCTATCGCAAGATGCACCTCTTCGGCTACGAGTCCGAGGAAGCGCGTCGGCTCACGCCCGGCGAGGAGGCCTGCGCCGTCGACACCGACCTCGGCACGCTCGGGCTGACGACCTGCTACGATCTCCGGTTTCCGGCGCTCTACCGGTCGCTCGTCGACGAAGGCGTCGAAACCCTCCTCGTCACGTCGGCGTGGCCGAGCGAGCGGCGCGATCACTGGCACCTCTTCGCCCGGACGCGCGCGGTGGAGAATCAGTCGCTCCTCGTCGCGGCGAACCTCGCCGGATCGGTCCGGGACGTCGACCTCGCGGGCGAGAGCGTCGTCGTCGATCCCTGGGGCGTCGAGCGCGCCAACGCCGGCCGCGAACCCGGAGCGGCGCACGCGACGATCGATCGCGACGAGATTCAGGAGGTACGGGAGTCGTTCCCCGCGCTCGACGACCGGCGGCTGTGA
- a CDS encoding FAD-dependent oxidoreductase, translating into MTDPFVVIGGDAAGLSAASKCLREDPERDVVVFEKGRWISYAHCGTPYFVKGEVDRLEDLLSLSPEEADERGIDLRRGHEVVAIDTDARTVTVESGSETFEQAYGDLLVATGARAVDDPIEGAALDGVFTLHGLDDAAAIRAFLTPPEEFDIADLGGGDALDASAIERYGELAPPETVAVVGAGYVGVEMAEAFDAWDLDVHVFQRSERPVPGFGDAVGDAVAEALRDADVTTHFGEEVVRLRGDDAVESVVCDTGSELDVDAALVGIGIRPNTELIEGTPIERGESGAIATDAYGRTSVEDVYAAGDVAEMPHAVTDAPTWDPLGLPANRAGRAIGATVGGDPTPVGAVADTAMVKAFDLECGRTGILDPDRAREAGFDPVSETITAGSRSGYYPGAAETTVTLVADRDSGRLLGGSIAGTDRAAVRIDTVATALGAELTVAELERQDLGYAPPFSPVWDPVLVAAKVLNGNL; encoded by the coding sequence ATGACGGACCCCTTCGTCGTGATCGGCGGCGACGCCGCCGGTCTCTCGGCCGCGAGCAAGTGCCTGCGCGAGGACCCCGAGCGCGACGTCGTCGTCTTCGAGAAGGGTCGGTGGATCTCCTACGCCCACTGCGGCACCCCCTACTTCGTGAAGGGCGAGGTCGACCGCCTCGAAGACCTCCTCTCTCTGTCGCCCGAGGAGGCCGACGAGCGCGGCATCGACCTCCGGCGCGGCCACGAGGTCGTCGCGATCGACACCGACGCGCGGACCGTCACGGTCGAATCCGGTTCGGAGACCTTCGAGCAGGCCTACGGCGACCTCCTCGTCGCTACCGGGGCCCGCGCGGTCGACGATCCGATCGAGGGCGCGGCGCTCGACGGCGTCTTCACGCTCCACGGCCTCGACGACGCGGCGGCGATCCGAGCCTTCCTGACGCCGCCCGAGGAGTTCGATATCGCGGACCTCGGCGGCGGCGACGCCCTCGACGCGTCGGCGATCGAGCGCTACGGCGAGCTGGCTCCCCCCGAGACGGTCGCGGTCGTCGGCGCGGGCTACGTCGGCGTCGAGATGGCCGAGGCGTTCGACGCCTGGGACCTCGACGTCCACGTCTTCCAGCGCTCCGAGCGACCCGTTCCGGGCTTCGGCGACGCCGTCGGCGACGCGGTCGCGGAGGCGCTCCGGGACGCGGACGTCACGACCCACTTCGGCGAGGAGGTCGTCCGGCTCCGCGGCGACGACGCGGTCGAGTCGGTGGTCTGTGATACCGGCTCGGAACTCGACGTCGACGCCGCGCTCGTCGGCATCGGCATCCGGCCCAATACCGAACTGATCGAGGGTACGCCGATCGAACGCGGGGAGTCGGGCGCGATCGCCACCGACGCCTACGGTCGGACGTCGGTTGAGGACGTCTACGCCGCGGGTGACGTCGCCGAGATGCCTCACGCCGTCACCGACGCGCCGACCTGGGATCCGCTCGGCCTTCCCGCGAACCGCGCCGGCCGAGCCATCGGCGCCACGGTCGGCGGCGACCCCACGCCGGTCGGCGCCGTCGCCGACACGGCGATGGTGAAGGCCTTCGACCTGGAGTGCGGCCGGACCGGGATTTTGGATCCGGACCGCGCCCGCGAGGCCGGCTTCGATCCCGTCTCGGAGACGATCACCGCCGGGTCGCGCTCGGGCTACTACCCCGGCGCCGCGGAGACGACCGTCACGCTCGTCGCCGACCGCGACTCCGGTCGCTTGCTCGGCGGCAGCATCGCCGGCACCGATCGCGCGGCCGTCCGCATCGACACCGTCGCGACGGCGCTCGGCGCGGAACTGACCGTCGCGGAACTCGAACGCCAGGACCTCGGTTACGCGCCGCCGTTCAGTCCCGTCTGGGATCCCGTGCTCGTCGCCGCGAAGGTGCTGAACGGGAACCTCTGA
- a CDS encoding PAS domain S-box protein: protein MTAGAFSPTVLVDGDDALLATVRSAVADRTPAVRVVGPDSTQHRSADCIVARTAPASVEGDVTRGGPDVVLYPRTPDDDLARRAAGAAGVRYLPASIDTDGADLLADAIDAFVSVRERGGDPDAADEASAADATGLIEEATALAGVGGWAYDPDAETVTWTAETYRLHGVPESFEPTPERAVSFYHPDDRDAVRADIERAVSGEPFDATYRLRRADGELRWVRSKAAPVVEDGSVVAVRGAFQDVTEREKRENTVRRFKRAIEAAGHAIFITDRSGEIEYVNPAFEEVTGYRSEEAIGRDPSILKSGQMDRTYYSDLWSTILSGEVWSEPIVNARKSGEHYHASETIAPITGVDGTIEGFVAIQTDVTEQVRTRERLETFEEIVNRLDDPIMLQNRDGTFRVLNDAVAEYADRSKAELIDADEFAFMDDVTARRIQREKGAVLDSESTITYEVTPTFPTKGTRSVITTRYPHYDGDGNVDGTVAICRDVTERAEREHQLRVLDRILRHNLYNKMNLVLGHAELLEERTEGRICESARKIRETGDALVELADKERRIVDLLTDESERQRLALRPIITEVVGELRAAHPDREIALDCAEPFEVCTIPELRDALAELLRNAVVHTEPDADVAVRVERADGRVVVTVADTGPGIPEMEQQAAHSPGDITPLFHGSGLGLQFVYHVVQRSGGTLRFGARDVGSLLDADAIGASVSLSLVPQPNEEPNEDARDSADGTDADANVDAAS from the coding sequence ATGACCGCGGGCGCTTTCTCCCCGACTGTCCTCGTCGACGGCGACGACGCGCTTCTCGCGACGGTGCGGTCGGCCGTCGCGGACCGGACCCCCGCGGTCCGCGTCGTCGGACCGGATTCGACCCAGCACCGCTCGGCCGACTGCATCGTCGCCCGCACGGCTCCCGCGTCAGTCGAGGGCGACGTAACGCGCGGCGGACCCGATGTCGTCCTCTATCCCCGGACCCCCGACGACGACCTGGCCCGCCGTGCGGCTGGCGCGGCGGGCGTCCGCTACCTCCCGGCGTCGATCGACACCGACGGCGCCGACCTGCTCGCCGATGCGATCGACGCGTTCGTCTCCGTGCGGGAGCGCGGCGGCGACCCCGACGCCGCGGACGAGGCGTCTGCCGCTGACGCTACCGGCCTCATCGAAGAAGCGACCGCTCTCGCCGGGGTCGGCGGCTGGGCGTACGATCCCGACGCGGAGACGGTCACCTGGACCGCGGAGACCTACCGCCTGCACGGCGTTCCCGAGTCCTTCGAGCCGACACCCGAGCGGGCGGTCTCGTTCTACCACCCGGACGACCGCGACGCCGTCCGCGCCGACATCGAGCGCGCGGTCTCGGGCGAACCGTTCGACGCCACCTACCGACTCCGGCGGGCCGACGGCGAACTCCGGTGGGTCAGATCGAAGGCGGCGCCCGTCGTCGAGGACGGCTCGGTCGTGGCCGTCCGCGGCGCGTTCCAGGACGTCACGGAGCGCGAAAAGCGCGAGAACACCGTCCGGCGGTTCAAGCGGGCCATCGAGGCGGCCGGACACGCCATCTTCATCACCGACAGGAGCGGCGAGATCGAGTACGTCAACCCCGCCTTCGAGGAGGTGACGGGCTACCGCTCCGAGGAGGCGATCGGCCGCGACCCCTCGATCCTCAAATCGGGGCAGATGGACCGGACCTACTACTCGGACCTCTGGAGCACGATCCTCTCGGGCGAGGTCTGGTCGGAGCCGATCGTGAACGCGCGCAAGTCCGGCGAGCACTACCACGCCTCCGAGACGATCGCGCCGATCACCGGCGTCGACGGGACCATCGAGGGGTTCGTCGCGATCCAGACCGACGTCACAGAACAGGTCCGAACCCGCGAGCGGCTCGAGACGTTCGAGGAGATCGTCAACCGCCTCGACGACCCGATTATGCTCCAGAACCGCGACGGCACGTTCCGCGTCCTCAACGACGCCGTGGCGGAGTACGCCGACCGCTCGAAGGCGGAACTGATCGACGCCGACGAGTTCGCGTTTATGGACGACGTCACCGCCCGGCGGATCCAACGGGAGAAGGGGGCCGTGCTCGACTCCGAGTCGACGATCACCTACGAGGTCACGCCGACGTTCCCGACGAAGGGCACCCGGTCGGTCATCACGACGCGGTACCCGCACTACGACGGCGACGGCAACGTCGACGGGACGGTCGCTATCTGCCGGGACGTCACGGAGCGGGCCGAACGCGAGCACCAGCTCCGGGTGCTCGATCGCATCCTCCGACACAACCTCTACAACAAGATGAACCTCGTCCTCGGCCACGCGGAACTGCTCGAAGAGCGGACCGAGGGCCGAATCTGCGAGTCCGCGCGGAAGATCCGGGAGACGGGCGACGCCCTGGTCGAACTCGCGGACAAGGAGCGCCGGATCGTCGACCTCCTCACAGACGAGTCCGAGCGGCAGCGGCTCGCCCTCCGGCCGATCATCACGGAGGTTGTCGGGGAGCTCCGCGCGGCCCATCCGGACCGGGAGATCGCGCTCGACTGCGCGGAGCCGTTCGAGGTCTGTACGATCCCCGAACTCCGCGATGCCCTCGCCGAACTCCTGCGGAACGCCGTGGTCCACACCGAGCCGGACGCCGACGTCGCCGTCAGAGTCGAACGCGCGGACGGACGCGTCGTCGTGACCGTCGCCGACACGGGGCCCGGGATCCCCGAGATGGAACAACAGGCCGCCCACAGCCCCGGGGACATCACGCCGCTGTTCCACGGCTCCGGGCTGGGCCTCCAGTTCGTCTACCACGTCGTCCAGCGCTCCGGCGGGACGCTCCGGTTCGGCGCCCGCGACGTCGGCTCCCTGCTCGATGCGGACGCGATCGGGGCGAGCGTCTCGCTGTCGCTCGTTCCGCAGCCGAACGAGGAGCCGAACGAGGACGCCCGCGACTCGGCGGACGGCACTGACGCCGACGCCAACGTCGACGCGGCGAGCTGA
- a CDS encoding DUF7119 family protein: protein MPDDAPGRPPADREEPIGQPVVRADPAVTGERAEEAVGFDPDDPESVAEAAETVRAFSENTVGAADNVYMLRGAAACAALVRGVGSYKEAVERAGGDVSVSFVRKWARVHDLPQAIRRHVARGDIAPTAAKHIARVSGVDRFDLAWAVVDADLTVREVRRIASEVDGTTSAADALAERGIELGRVELSLPLEIYRELRRRASIENREPGELVGEALEAYFAEESVSPE, encoded by the coding sequence ATGCCCGACGACGCCCCCGGACGCCCGCCAGCCGACCGCGAAGAGCCCATCGGCCAGCCGGTCGTCCGCGCGGACCCCGCCGTCACCGGCGAGCGCGCCGAGGAGGCGGTCGGCTTCGACCCCGACGACCCCGAAAGCGTCGCTGAGGCCGCCGAGACGGTTCGCGCCTTCTCGGAGAACACCGTCGGCGCCGCCGACAACGTGTATATGCTCCGCGGCGCGGCCGCGTGCGCGGCGCTCGTGCGGGGCGTCGGCTCCTACAAGGAGGCGGTCGAGCGCGCCGGCGGCGACGTCTCCGTCTCGTTCGTCCGCAAGTGGGCGCGCGTCCACGACCTCCCGCAGGCGATCCGCCGGCACGTCGCCCGCGGCGACATCGCCCCGACGGCCGCCAAGCACATCGCGCGCGTCTCCGGCGTCGATCGCTTCGACCTGGCGTGGGCCGTCGTCGACGCCGACCTCACGGTCCGCGAGGTCCGCCGGATCGCCAGCGAGGTCGACGGGACCACGAGCGCCGCCGACGCGCTCGCAGAGCGGGGGATCGAACTCGGCCGGGTCGAGCTGTCGCTCCCCCTGGAGATCTACCGCGAGCTCCGCCGCCGGGCCTCGATCGAGAACCGCGAGCCGGGCGAGCTGGTCGGCGAGGCCCTGGAGGCCTACTTCGCCGAGGAATCGGTCTCGCCCGAGTGA
- a CDS encoding nitrite/sulfite reductase — protein sequence MPSDVEKWKSEVYGNEIREHLFRFAEEGFDAIPDDERDAWFERFKWWGLYHQRNGQEGYFMMRIGTPNGVLEPGQLKVVGEIADEYARGPGTNPIFGDAYADWTTRQSIQLHWIELSDVPEIFEKLEANGLSTQQACGDSWRNIVGNPVAGKDGQEVIDAWPVIRELNETFKGNDDHSNLPRKWKVSVTGSADGSGQGDINDLAFEPAYKEIDGEDVVGFNVRVGGGLARNEPRFARDIDVWVRPENVSDVAGGLSALFRDNGDREDRYNARIKFLVDEWGPEKVRETLQEEYVDFELHTAGRDVREEYTYNTGEGERNDLVGVHEQKDGKYFVGLNVLVGRMGAEDVLELADLAEEYGSGEVRLSQRQNVIVTDVPEENLDAFLEEDLLEHYSPDPSPFMRGSIACTGTEFCSLSIVETKNRQVRYARWLKENVDLPEDVDEFHIHLSGCTASCAQPQIADVSLRGMKTRKDGEAVEALDVGLGGGLGDEPQFARWVTQRVPVDEVPGALANLIESFADEREEGESFRAFVARHDDEELDELVEPEETDYEDPMMHNTKMTWYPYAEEDGMDAAPPAPADD from the coding sequence ATGCCATCGGACGTCGAGAAATGGAAATCCGAAGTCTACGGTAACGAGATACGAGAGCACCTGTTCAGGTTCGCCGAGGAGGGCTTCGACGCCATCCCGGACGACGAGCGCGACGCGTGGTTCGAGCGCTTCAAGTGGTGGGGTCTGTACCACCAGCGGAACGGCCAGGAAGGCTACTTCATGATGCGGATCGGGACGCCGAACGGCGTGCTCGAACCGGGCCAACTGAAGGTCGTCGGCGAGATCGCCGACGAATACGCGAGAGGCCCGGGCACGAACCCGATCTTCGGCGACGCCTACGCCGACTGGACGACGCGGCAGTCGATCCAGCTCCACTGGATCGAACTCTCCGACGTCCCCGAGATCTTCGAGAAGCTCGAAGCGAACGGTCTCTCGACCCAGCAGGCGTGTGGCGACTCCTGGCGGAACATCGTCGGCAACCCCGTCGCCGGCAAGGACGGCCAGGAGGTCATCGACGCCTGGCCCGTCATCCGCGAGCTCAACGAGACGTTCAAGGGCAACGACGACCACTCGAACCTCCCGCGGAAGTGGAAGGTCTCGGTGACGGGCTCGGCCGACGGCTCCGGCCAGGGCGACATCAACGACCTCGCCTTCGAGCCCGCCTACAAGGAGATCGACGGCGAGGACGTCGTCGGCTTCAACGTCCGCGTCGGCGGCGGCCTCGCGCGCAACGAGCCGCGCTTCGCCCGCGACATCGACGTGTGGGTCCGCCCCGAGAACGTCTCGGACGTCGCCGGCGGCCTCTCGGCGCTCTTCCGCGACAACGGCGACCGCGAGGACCGCTACAACGCCCGCATCAAGTTCCTCGTCGACGAGTGGGGCCCCGAGAAGGTCCGCGAGACGCTCCAGGAGGAGTACGTCGACTTCGAGCTCCACACCGCCGGCCGCGACGTCCGCGAGGAGTACACCTACAACACCGGCGAGGGCGAGCGCAACGACCTCGTCGGCGTCCACGAGCAGAAGGACGGCAAGTACTTCGTCGGCCTGAACGTCCTCGTCGGTCGGATGGGCGCCGAGGACGTCCTCGAACTCGCCGACCTCGCCGAGGAGTACGGCTCCGGCGAGGTCCGCCTCTCCCAGCGGCAGAACGTCATCGTCACCGACGTCCCCGAGGAGAACCTCGACGCGTTCCTCGAAGAGGACCTGCTGGAGCACTACTCGCCGGACCCCTCGCCGTTCATGCGCGGCTCGATCGCGTGTACCGGCACCGAGTTCTGTTCGCTCTCGATCGTCGAGACCAAAAATCGACAAGTGCGCTACGCGCGCTGGCTGAAGGAGAACGTCGACCTCCCCGAGGACGTCGACGAGTTCCACATCCACCTCTCGGGCTGTACCGCCTCCTGCGCCCAGCCGCAGATCGCCGACGTTAGCCTCCGCGGGATGAAGACGCGGAAGGACGGCGAGGCGGTCGAGGCGCTCGACGTCGGCCTCGGCGGCGGCCTCGGCGACGAGCCGCAGTTCGCACGCTGGGTCACCCAGCGCGTCCCCGTCGACGAGGTCCCCGGCGCGCTCGCGAACCTCATCGAGTCGTTCGCCGACGAGCGCGAGGAGGGCGAGTCCTTCCGCGCGTTCGTCGCCCGCCACGACGACGAGGAACTCGACGAGCTCGTCGAGCCCGAGGAGACGGACTACGAGGACCCGATGATGCACAACACGAAGATGACGTGGTACCCCTACGCCGAGGAGGACGGGATGGACGCCGCTCCGCCCGCCCCGGCCGACGACTGA
- a CDS encoding DUF6360 family protein, with product MPNRLLKVNAYTTLDLVDAAARGHDFEDEAVAVLNVTSPREDPDHVKFQLELDNSQLESVPAHADEVTLSPDQARTIADALNSHADKVEANLADEGDGDDA from the coding sequence ATGCCCAACCGCCTGCTCAAAGTCAACGCCTACACGACGCTCGACCTCGTCGACGCCGCGGCCCGCGGCCACGACTTCGAAGACGAGGCCGTCGCGGTGCTGAACGTCACCTCGCCGCGCGAGGACCCCGACCACGTGAAGTTCCAACTGGAACTGGACAACTCCCAGCTGGAGTCGGTCCCGGCCCACGCCGACGAGGTGACGCTCTCGCCGGATCAGGCCCGGACGATCGCGGACGCGCTCAATTCCCACGCCGACAAGGTCGAGGCGAACCTCGCAGACGAGGGCGACGGGGACGACGCGTAA
- a CDS encoding SLC13 family permease encodes MPPLGIPGVVVVFALVVAALVAFVTEIVPNDVTAIAVVAALVVFEPWTGVGPRAAISGFANPATVTIIAMYMLSAGIQETGVIRRLGVELAAFTGGDEFRALVATVGTTSPIAGVINNTPVVAVFIPMITDLAERSNTSPSKLLLPLSYAAILGGTLTLVGTSTNVLASDLARRLVAGRDGIGMFEFTKLGLPLVLVGGAYLLTVGRRLTPARIPVDSDPISEFDLDDHLALVRVRPESTAVGASVEAFDAEHPEIRLLQLRRDGEAFAGPHADTPIEAGDTIVVHGSLQAVNRFREAAGVSHLVRESVTEDTFESTATEGRLARAIVPEGSRYVGEAVAETGFREYHRTTVLAIRREGTLTRTDLGSQTLQAGDLLLLRTTPASVQYFRDTGDLVVVDEPREDRAGGDDALPPVSPKTPVAVGILFAVVAVAALDLLPIVIAALAGVVAMVVTGCLTTADAYDAVSWNVVFLLAGVIPLGLALTETGGAALLAELLVAAGGVLPLLAVLFVLYLAVGALASVITPVATVVLAIPVAVDAAARLGANEFSFLLAAAFAAATSFATPVGYQTNLMVYGPGGYEFADFLRVGGPLQVLLAVVGTVGIAGIWGL; translated from the coding sequence ATGCCGCCGCTCGGGATCCCCGGCGTGGTCGTCGTGTTCGCGCTCGTCGTCGCCGCGCTCGTCGCGTTCGTCACCGAGATCGTCCCGAACGACGTGACCGCGATCGCCGTCGTCGCCGCGCTCGTCGTCTTCGAGCCGTGGACCGGCGTCGGCCCGCGCGCGGCGATCTCGGGCTTCGCCAACCCCGCGACGGTCACGATCATCGCGATGTATATGCTGAGCGCCGGAATCCAGGAGACGGGCGTGATCAGGCGCCTGGGGGTCGAGCTCGCGGCGTTCACCGGCGGCGACGAGTTCCGCGCGCTCGTGGCGACGGTCGGGACGACGAGCCCCATCGCGGGCGTCATCAACAACACGCCGGTGGTCGCCGTGTTCATCCCGATGATCACGGACCTGGCCGAGCGGTCGAACACCAGCCCCTCGAAGCTCCTCTTGCCGCTCTCCTACGCGGCGATCCTCGGCGGGACGCTCACGCTCGTCGGCACCTCGACGAACGTCCTCGCGAGCGACCTCGCCCGCCGGCTCGTCGCGGGTCGAGACGGGATCGGGATGTTCGAGTTCACCAAACTGGGCCTCCCGCTCGTGCTCGTCGGCGGCGCCTACCTCCTGACCGTCGGCCGGCGGCTCACGCCCGCGCGGATCCCCGTCGACAGCGATCCCATCTCGGAGTTCGACCTCGACGACCACCTCGCGCTCGTCCGCGTCCGCCCGGAGTCGACGGCGGTCGGCGCCTCGGTCGAGGCGTTCGACGCCGAGCATCCCGAAATCCGCCTCCTGCAACTCCGCCGGGATGGCGAGGCGTTCGCCGGCCCGCACGCCGACACGCCGATCGAGGCCGGCGACACCATCGTCGTCCACGGGTCGCTCCAGGCAGTGAACCGCTTCCGCGAGGCGGCCGGCGTGAGCCACCTCGTCCGCGAGTCGGTCACCGAGGACACCTTCGAGTCGACGGCGACGGAGGGGCGGCTGGCGCGCGCGATCGTCCCCGAGGGCTCCCGCTACGTCGGCGAGGCCGTCGCCGAGACGGGCTTCCGCGAGTACCACCGGACGACCGTGCTCGCGATTCGCCGGGAGGGGACCCTGACGCGGACCGACCTGGGATCGCAGACGCTCCAGGCCGGCGACCTGCTCTTGCTCCGCACGACTCCGGCGTCGGTCCAGTACTTCCGGGACACCGGCGATCTCGTCGTCGTGGACGAACCGCGCGAGGACCGCGCGGGCGGAGACGACGCGCTCCCGCCGGTCTCGCCGAAGACGCCAGTCGCGGTCGGGATCCTCTTCGCGGTCGTCGCCGTCGCGGCGCTCGATCTCCTCCCGATAGTGATCGCCGCGCTCGCGGGCGTGGTCGCGATGGTCGTCACGGGCTGTCTCACCACCGCCGACGCCTACGACGCGGTCTCCTGGAACGTCGTCTTCCTGCTCGCGGGCGTCATCCCGCTCGGACTGGCGCTCACCGAGACCGGCGGCGCGGCGCTCCTCGCGGAACTCCTCGTCGCGGCCGGCGGCGTGCTCCCCCTGCTCGCCGTGCTGTTCGTGCTCTACCTCGCGGTCGGGGCGCTCGCCAGCGTCATCACTCCCGTCGCAACCGTCGTGCTCGCGATCCCGGTCGCGGTCGACGCGGCCGCGCGGCTCGGCGCGAACGAGTTCTCGTTCCTGCTCGCGGCGGCGTTCGCGGCCGCGACGTCGTTCGCGACGCCCGTGGGCTACCAGACGAATCTGATGGTCTACGGCCCGGGCGGCTACGAGTTCGCGGACTTCCTCCGCGTCGGCGGGCCGTTACAGGTGCTCCTCGCGGTCGTAGGAACGGTGGGGATCGCCGGGATCTGGGGGCTCTGA